The genomic region TCGATCATACGAGACGGTAACCAGTGGGCATCATCATAGGAGATCGTCATGAAACTCTACTACAAACCCGGAGCCTGCCCACTGGCCAGCCATATTGCCCTGCAGGAGACCGGCCGCCCCTTTGAAATCGAGGCTGTCGATACTGCCGCGGGTCGGACCGAAGGTGGTGCAGATTACCTCGCAATCAATCCAAAAGGTTACGTTCCGGCGTTGCGTCTGGAGGACGGCAGCATTCTTACCGAAGGACCGGCCATTTTGCAGTATATCGCCGACAGCCACCCGGAGGCTGGCCTGGTGCCAGCGGCGGGGACCTTTGCGCGCGCCCGGATGCAGGAACAGCTGAACTGGATCGGGACCGAACTGCACAAAGCGTTCGGCCCGCTGTTTCGCGAAGGCACCAGTGAGGCTGGTCAGGACGAAGCGCGCGTTGCTGTTGCGGGCAAATTCGATCTGATCGAGACGCAGCTGGAAGATGGCCGCGAATGGTTGGTTGCGGATCAGTTCTCTGTTGCGGATGCCTATTTGTTCGTAGTCTCGAACTGGGCCAATTTCACCGGTATCGACTTGGCGCGTTGGCCCTACCTCGCGGCCTTTGTGAGCCGAACAGCCGCCCGCCAATCTGCTCAGGCGGCGATGCGTGCAGAGGGGCTGATCCAATGACGCCTGTTGATCACAAAGAGGTCGGTAAGTTGATGGAAACCTATTTCGAGGGCCTCCATCAAGCCGATAGCGCCATGCTGCGCGACGTCTTTCACCCGCAGCTGGCATATGTCTGCGCTACCGAAGGAGATGAGCTGTACCTTGATCTTGAGACCTACATGGCCCGCGTGGATGGAAGAGAGCCGCCGGCCAGGCGCGGCGAGCAGCGCGAGGAGGAGGTTCTGGAGGTGGCCTTTGCCAGCGATCGGCTGGCCTGCGTGAGCGCCCGTATGACCATGATGGGACGTGATTTCCATGACCTTCTTACTCTTGTTCGTCACGGTGCCGAATGGCGTATCGTTGCGAAAGTGTTCTCCTATGTACCAGGAAAGGACTGAATGATGCCTTATGTGAATATCAAGGTGACCCGCGAGGGTGGTCCCGATGGCACTGGTCCCAGCGCTGAGCAGAAAGCACAGCTGATCAGCGGCGTCACCGGTCTATTACAGGACGTTCTGGGCAAGTCCCCGGCGACCACATTTGTGGTGATCAGTGAGGTGCCGCTGGAGGATTGGGGCATTGGCGGCCTGCCGGTGCAGGAGTACCGGAGGCAGGTGCAATGAAGAAAGGACTGAAAGAGGCGTTGGAGATCCGCTGGTAATCCGGGCGATGTACCGCTTTCCTCGGGCAGAATAATCACGGGCACAGGCGGAGAACTCCGCCTGTGCCCGTCGCCGCTGGTATCAGAAAATGGCATGATCCAGGACGAGTTTGCCGGTAAGTCCAGGGGTTTCCAGCCTGCGGTGTGCCTCTGATATCTGATCAAGCGGCAGTATCTCTTCGACCTCGGGGATCAGGTCGCCTTGTGCCAGCCAGTCTGCCAAGGGCGCCAGAAGGTCTTGATTGGCCGGGTTCTGAACTGTCACAGGCGTGATGCCGCGCGCGGGGGTGAAGACCCCTCCCGGCTTCCACCATTCTGGAACGATGGTCACATAGGCGCCGCCATCCTTGACAGCTGCAAACGCCTTTTGCGCGTGCTGGCAACCGCGTACATCAATGGCCCCATCGACACCGAGCGCATCCGGGGGCGCCAGTTTGAACCCCAGCAAGGGTGCAATTTTCGCAGCTATTGCGCCGACCGCCCCCTTGGGATTGTTGATCAGGATAAGGGCACCCGGTGCCAGATCCAGCGCCTGAAGCGCCGCCAAGGCGGTGCTGCCGATCAGCGGTACCGCTGCGGCAGTTGTGATGGGGACCGCATCCGCGATTTTTACAACCTGGCTGGCTGGCAGCGCGGCAAATTGCGCATGGGTGCCGACCAATGAACCCGGCTGAGGCGAAATGGCCATCACCCGATCGCCGGGCGCGAAGCCATCAGTTTCTGACCCAAGCGCCTCGACCGTACCAGCGGCATCCCAGCCCAGGACCATCGGAAAATGGGCCGTGTCATCAGGCAGGATCTGCCCTGAGCGGACACCAGCATCCACCGGGTTCACACTGGATGCGTGGATCCTGATCAGCAGCTCCCCGGACTTGGGATCCGGGCGCGGCAGTTCCGTCATTCGAAAGACGTTAACATCGCCAAAGGTCTCGATAATTGCAGCCTTCATTTGTGCCTCCTTTATTTGTAGTGATCGTTAAATAATGAGCCGCTTGTCTGGTCAAGTATTTTTGTGTAGTGATCGATAAATTAAATGGAGGTGACCTTGGGACGGCAGCGGAGTTTTGATACCGAACACGCGATTGAGCAGGCGATGCTGCTGTTCTGGGAGCGGGGGTATGAGGCGGCATCCATGGCCGACCTCAGCGCCGTCATGGGGGTGAACCCTCCCAGCATCTACGCGGCCTTCGGCAACAAACAGGCGTTGTTTGAACAGTGCGCTGCCCACTACGCGCAAAGCATTGCAGCCTACGCCCCGCGTGCCCTTGACGAGGAAACAACCACCGCCAAGGCATTGCGCCGCTACGTGGCAGAGGCCATTGAGGCATTCTGCGCCGAAGAAAGACCCAGAGGCTGTCTGCTCGTCAGTGCTGCAACCAATTGCGGAAAAGGCAGCGCAGGCGCTCAGGAGCTGTTGACAGGATACAGGCAAGCCAGCGAGACGATGATCGCAGATCGCATCCGACGCGGTATCACAGAGGGGGACATGCCTGCTTGCACCGAGCCCGATCTACTGGCGAAATACGTCGCGGTTCTGATCCAGGGGCTTGCAGCGCAGGCGCGCGACGGGGCTACAGCGCCTGATTTGGGAAAAGTGGCAGAGCTGGCACTCAACCAGCTTCCTGTGTCATCATAACACTCTGGCCGTCGCTACCATGCGGGACAACCCATCGGCCTGCTCAGAGTTAACGCACCGATGTCTTTTGGATGGCTGCGTCTCGTGTCATTGATCTAAGCGGGCAATCAGTCCCGCAATACCGCAGCAAGTGCCGCAGCCAGATCTCTCGGGTGGACGGGTTTTTGCAGCAGCGGGGCCGTGACCGGGCCCATCTCATCCGGCGTGTATCCGGTGAAGCCGGAGGTGTAGATCACGGGCATTCCCGGATGGACCTGGCGGATACGGTTGGCCAGTTCAAAGCCGCCGATGGAGCCTGGCATCACCACATCGGTCAGCAGCAGATCGAACGGGTTGCTGTCCTGTAACAGCTCCAGCGCCTGTTGTGCTGAGCCGACCGACAGCACCTGGTAGCCAAGCGTCACGAGCATGTCGCGGGTCATCTGGCGAAGATCCGGTTCATCCTCCGCCAGAAGAATGGTCTCACCGGCGCCTTTCTCAAGGGGGGTGTCAGGGGCGGCAGCTTTGGGCAGGCTCAGATCGGAGCCGCGCGGCAGGGTCAATTGCACAGTGGTGCCGCCGCCCGGTTGGGAGTAGACCCGCAGATCGCCGTTTGAGTGGCGGGCAAAGCCATACACCATTGACAGCCCTAGCCCGGTGCCCGAATTGGCGTCTTTGGTGGTAAAGAACGGGTCGGTACAGCGGATCAGCGTGGCGTTGTTCATGCCCGGACCATCATCCGTGACAGAGAGTTCAACATAGCGGTGGTTTGCATTGGCAGCAGAGGTGCCCAGACCTTTGTCGTCGTTTCTGCTTTTGGCCCCCGGGCGGTCTTGCGGGGCAGCTACTGGCCGGGCCTTCAGGGTGATGCGGGTGCCGTGACCGCTGCTCATGATGGCATCGCGGCTGTTGAGAACCAGATTCATCAGCGCGGTTTCCAGCTGTGCAGGATCGCAATAGACCAGCAAGTCGGGATCGGCCTCCTGCACCTGTATCTCAATCCGCGTCTCGAGCATCGGGCGGATCAGGTCGTGAAACTCTGTCAGAGTTTCCTGAACCGGTTTGGCCATGGCAAAACCGGGCTGACGTTTGGCAAAGGCCAGCAGCCGCGTTGTCAGCTGTCGGCCCCGGTTGATGGTGGTTGTTGCAATGCCAAGGAACCGCGCCCGGTGCTCGGAGGTGGTTGCGGTTCCTGCGAGATCCACCGCATAGAGCAGCGATGCCAGCAGATTGTTGATATCATGGGCAATACCACCCGTCAGCTCACCCAGCGCATCCAGCCTGTTCCTGCGGTCGTTGACCTGCCGGTTTAGTTCCTCGTTGGTGACATCGTCCAGCACCAACACCAAGGCCACACCTTGGTGTTCGTTTTTCGGAACTGCGCTTCGGACCCGGACATATCGATGGTCATCGCTGTTGGCGCTGCGCCGCAGCAGATGGGTTTCTCCTGACAGGACATGGCCCGAACGGGCGCGCTGCAGCGGATCGGCGCTGGCAATCAACGGGGAGAGGGTGTCCTTATCGAGAAAGCGGATCGCCTCGGGCCAGGCAAACGGGGTCTCGGCGGATATGTCCCCCAGCATATGGCGGGCGGGGTGGTTGATCCGGATGATCTGCCCCGCACGGTCAAAGGCGACAATTCCGCTGGTGGCTGCGTTCAGCACCACTTCCAGTTCATCCCGGATCTCCGCAATCTCTGCGGCGCGTCTGGCCTTGTCTGCGGCGATGCGGCGGCGCGTGCGCAGTTTGTTCAGACCGAGCACACCCAACAGCGTCAGCAACCCGCCACCGATAGCATAGCCGAGCAGGCGCAGCCGCGCTGCATTCCAGAGTACGGGGGGCTCGAAATACTTGCGGCGCAGCTCGGCATATTCGGCGGAGACCAGATATTGCGGCAGAGCGAGATCCAGCTTGTCACGAACGTCACCCAGGCCAAAACGCAATGCCGGTGCGCGTTCATAACTCAGCAGTGCAGGCAGCACCTCAGTCAGAGCGTCGCGCATCCGGAGGTTTTCGGCGGCCACCAGCAGCTTATCCGGGTGATCGACCACCGCATCGACCTGTCCCGTTTGCAGCGCGGTCAGCAGGGCTGGCACAGAGCCCATCGGGACGACCTGCCAGTCTAGTGCAGCCCCCATCGCCTGCGCAGTGGCGTTGTCAGCACGCACCCCGACCCGGCGCGCGCTAAGGTCCTCCGGTCGCGTGATGCGATCGGCCAAATCCACCTGGGTAAAGAGGGATTGCTCCGCCGCCAAAATCGGATGCGCGAAATCCATCTGTGCCTGTCGGGTGGCGGTGATCTGGGCTGCGGGGAGGATGTCGTAGGTGTCCGATTGTGGCCCGCGCAGCCAGGCCTCTTCGCTGATGGTCTGAAACTCCAGCTGCAACCCGGTGCGCCGGGCGAGGCCGCGCAGCACGTCAACCGCGAAGCCGGAAACCTGTCCATCGGCATTGATCACCTGATAGGGAGGAGAAGGGTAGACACCCACCCGCAGCACATCCGGAGCAGGCAGCGGGATATCCAGAAAATACTTCAGCAGCAGCGCGTCGAGGCGCCGGTCCTGCTTCATCCGGTCAAGCGCGGCTTCGATGTCTGGCATCAGATCAGCACGGCTTTCATGGAGGGCGACGAGCCGGTCAAATTGGCGCAAGGGCGGGTTGAGAAAGCTGACCCGCCCATCGACGGAGGCCAGCTTCGCGATATTGAATGCGACAGGTTCCGGGATTAGCACGGCGTCAACCCGGTGAGATAGCAGCGCCATGACGGCGGCTTCGGGTGTCGTGAAATTCACCGTGGTATTGCGGGCAAGAAACGCCTCCTGTTCAGAGCCGACCGCCGGTGGCACGATCCCCACGCGTACTCCGCTCAGCGTTGCGGTGGAGCGGCCCTGCACCGTGTCCGTCCGCATCATGGGGCGGAGTGTTTCGCTGGAAATCGGTGTTGAGAACAGATTGCTGTTCCGCAGTGCGGGCAGTTGGGCGATACCGGCAATCAGATCGGTGCGCCCTTCGGCCTGCGCCTGTACGAAATCACGGCTCGAAGTCACTGGCACCAGTGTGATGCTGGTCCCCAACTCGGTTGCGAGGTCCTGCGCTAACTC from Phaeobacter inhibens DSM 16374 harbors:
- the gstA gene encoding glutathione transferase GstA, producing the protein MKLYYKPGACPLASHIALQETGRPFEIEAVDTAAGRTEGGADYLAINPKGYVPALRLEDGSILTEGPAILQYIADSHPEAGLVPAAGTFARARMQEQLNWIGTELHKAFGPLFREGTSEAGQDEARVAVAGKFDLIETQLEDGREWLVADQFSVADAYLFVVSNWANFTGIDLARWPYLAAFVSRTAARQSAQAAMRAEGLIQ
- a CDS encoding nuclear transport factor 2 family protein codes for the protein MTPVDHKEVGKLMETYFEGLHQADSAMLRDVFHPQLAYVCATEGDELYLDLETYMARVDGREPPARRGEQREEEVLEVAFASDRLACVSARMTMMGRDFHDLLTLVRHGAEWRIVAKVFSYVPGKD
- a CDS encoding tautomerase family protein, with protein sequence MPYVNIKVTREGGPDGTGPSAEQKAQLISGVTGLLQDVLGKSPATTFVVISEVPLEDWGIGGLPVQEYRRQVQ
- a CDS encoding NADP-dependent oxidoreductase, with product MKAAIIETFGDVNVFRMTELPRPDPKSGELLIRIHASSVNPVDAGVRSGQILPDDTAHFPMVLGWDAAGTVEALGSETDGFAPGDRVMAISPQPGSLVGTHAQFAALPASQVVKIADAVPITTAAAVPLIGSTALAALQALDLAPGALILINNPKGAVGAIAAKIAPLLGFKLAPPDALGVDGAIDVRGCQHAQKAFAAVKDGGAYVTIVPEWWKPGGVFTPARGITPVTVQNPANQDLLAPLADWLAQGDLIPEVEEILPLDQISEAHRRLETPGLTGKLVLDHAIF
- a CDS encoding TetR/AcrR family transcriptional regulator, which gives rise to MTLGRQRSFDTEHAIEQAMLLFWERGYEAASMADLSAVMGVNPPSIYAAFGNKQALFEQCAAHYAQSIAAYAPRALDEETTTAKALRRYVAEAIEAFCAEERPRGCLLVSAATNCGKGSAGAQELLTGYRQASETMIADRIRRGITEGDMPACTEPDLLAKYVAVLIQGLAAQARDGATAPDLGKVAELALNQLPVSS
- a CDS encoding transporter substrate-binding domain-containing protein, with the protein product MARPIRFLFSFLVLVTMALPGWSQDGPNPLRIGFLSVPPFAQRDSQGQETGFLVELAQDLATELGTSITLVPVTSSRDFVQAQAEGRTDLIAGIAQLPALRNSNLFSTPISSETLRPMMRTDTVQGRSTATLSGVRVGIVPPAVGSEQEAFLARNTTVNFTTPEAAVMALLSHRVDAVLIPEPVAFNIAKLASVDGRVSFLNPPLRQFDRLVALHESRADLMPDIEAALDRMKQDRRLDALLLKYFLDIPLPAPDVLRVGVYPSPPYQVINADGQVSGFAVDVLRGLARRTGLQLEFQTISEEAWLRGPQSDTYDILPAAQITATRQAQMDFAHPILAAEQSLFTQVDLADRITRPEDLSARRVGVRADNATAQAMGAALDWQVVPMGSVPALLTALQTGQVDAVVDHPDKLLVAAENLRMRDALTEVLPALLSYERAPALRFGLGDVRDKLDLALPQYLVSAEYAELRRKYFEPPVLWNAARLRLLGYAIGGGLLTLLGVLGLNKLRTRRRIAADKARRAAEIAEIRDELEVVLNAATSGIVAFDRAGQIIRINHPARHMLGDISAETPFAWPEAIRFLDKDTLSPLIASADPLQRARSGHVLSGETHLLRRSANSDDHRYVRVRSAVPKNEHQGVALVLVLDDVTNEELNRQVNDRRNRLDALGELTGGIAHDINNLLASLLYAVDLAGTATTSEHRARFLGIATTTINRGRQLTTRLLAFAKRQPGFAMAKPVQETLTEFHDLIRPMLETRIEIQVQEADPDLLVYCDPAQLETALMNLVLNSRDAIMSSGHGTRITLKARPVAAPQDRPGAKSRNDDKGLGTSAANANHRYVELSVTDDGPGMNNATLIRCTDPFFTTKDANSGTGLGLSMVYGFARHSNGDLRVYSQPGGGTTVQLTLPRGSDLSLPKAAAPDTPLEKGAGETILLAEDEPDLRQMTRDMLVTLGYQVLSVGSAQQALELLQDSNPFDLLLTDVVMPGSIGGFELANRIRQVHPGMPVIYTSGFTGYTPDEMGPVTAPLLQKPVHPRDLAAALAAVLRD